A genomic window from Flavobacterium johnsoniae includes:
- a CDS encoding NifU family protein: MTKITIKETQNPTILKFEFEDFITQNQNFEFKNIDEAQASPLAQQLFYLPFVKTVYISGNFIAIERYSIVDWDDVKDAVAEQISAFVEKGGVIIKVDENKAKKQPITVYGETTPNPSALKFVVSRMLTRNAVEYKNIDQTASSPLAQELFKFPYVKEIFIDENYISVTKYEINDWSEITLELRTFIKQFIENGGTVLDESLIQTATKNEVTKDEAFDKLDVTSQQIINILEEYVKPAVAADGGNIAFESYNEEDKTVKVLLQGACSGCPSSTFTLKSGIENMLKSMLNDEAIKVEASNA, from the coding sequence ATGACAAAAATCACTATAAAAGAGACTCAAAATCCAACTATTTTAAAGTTTGAATTTGAAGACTTTATTACACAGAATCAAAATTTTGAATTTAAAAACATTGATGAAGCTCAAGCTTCTCCTCTAGCGCAGCAGTTATTCTACTTACCGTTTGTTAAAACTGTTTACATTTCTGGAAATTTTATCGCTATAGAAAGATATAGTATTGTAGATTGGGATGATGTAAAAGATGCTGTAGCTGAACAAATTAGCGCTTTTGTTGAAAAAGGTGGCGTGATTATTAAAGTTGACGAAAACAAAGCAAAAAAACAGCCTATTACGGTTTATGGAGAAACAACTCCAAATCCTTCTGCATTGAAATTTGTCGTAAGCAGAATGTTGACTCGCAACGCTGTAGAATATAAAAATATCGATCAAACGGCTTCTTCTCCATTAGCTCAGGAATTATTCAAATTTCCTTATGTAAAAGAAATTTTTATTGATGAAAACTATATTTCAGTTACCAAATACGAAATCAACGATTGGTCTGAGATTACTTTAGAATTAAGAACTTTCATTAAACAGTTTATCGAAAACGGAGGAACAGTATTAGACGAAAGTCTTATCCAAACTGCTACTAAAAATGAAGTTACAAAAGACGAAGCATTTGATAAATTGGATGTTACTTCTCAACAAATCATTAATATCTTAGAAGAATATGTAAAACCAGCTGTAGCCGCAGATGGTGGAAACATTGCTTTTGAATCTTATAATGAAGAGGATAAAACGGTAAAAGTACTTTTACAAGGTGCATGTAGCGGTTGTCCTTCTTCAACATTTACTTTAAAAAGCGGAATTGAAAATATGCTAAAAAGCATGTTGAATGATGAAGCTATTAAAGTTGAAGCTTCTAATGCATAA
- a CDS encoding mechanosensitive ion channel family protein, translating to MNLNPEQVSKYISRFIDILVDYSPKLISAFIILFVGLYAIRLINRIMRKVMIQRNLDPTLTKFLADILLWALRILLFVTFISKLGIETSSFVAILGAMGLAVGLSLQGSLSNFAGGMLIIVFKPFKVGDTIEAQGVIATVLEIQIFVTKMLTGNNQTVFVPNGALSNGNIINYSMQGERRADLTFSISYDSDIKKAKDVLLDVLNKNPKILKTPAPEVFVKNLSASSIDFAVRPWAKNANYGAVFSETLENCKTALDEAGISIQPYTIQK from the coding sequence ATGAATCTTAATCCCGAACAAGTCAGTAAATACATTAGCAGATTTATTGACATTTTAGTTGATTATTCACCAAAATTAATCTCTGCATTCATCATCTTATTTGTTGGTTTATACGCCATCAGATTGATTAATCGCATTATGAGAAAAGTAATGATTCAGCGAAATCTGGATCCAACGCTAACAAAATTCTTAGCCGATATTTTATTGTGGGCTTTACGAATATTATTATTTGTCACTTTTATTTCTAAATTAGGTATTGAAACTTCATCTTTCGTAGCTATTTTAGGAGCAATGGGACTTGCAGTTGGTTTATCATTGCAAGGTTCGCTTTCTAACTTTGCGGGCGGAATGCTTATTATTGTTTTTAAACCATTTAAAGTCGGTGATACAATAGAAGCGCAAGGCGTTATTGCTACAGTTCTTGAAATTCAGATTTTTGTAACCAAGATGCTAACTGGAAATAACCAAACTGTTTTTGTTCCAAATGGTGCTTTATCAAACGGAAATATTATCAATTATTCTATGCAGGGAGAAAGAAGAGCTGATTTGACCTTTTCAATTTCATACGACTCAGATATTAAAAAAGCTAAAGATGTTCTTTTGGATGTTTTAAATAAGAATCCAAAAATATTGAAAACGCCTGCACCAGAAGTTTTTGTAAAAAATTTATCTGCAAGTTCAATAGATTTTGCAGTTCGTCCTTGGGCTAAAAATGCCAATTACGGAGCTGTTTTTTCTGAAACCTTAGAAAACTGCAAAACTGCTTTGGATGAAGCTGGAATTTCGATCCAGCCGTATACGATACAGAAATAA
- a CDS encoding LytR/AlgR family response regulator transcription factor: protein MKCVIIDDEPLAVELLQDFVKKVDSLELINSFNNAIDAVSFINQNNVDLVFLDIQMPHFSGIDFLNTIEKKPLVIFTTAYSDYAVEGFNLGAVDYLVKPIPFHRFLKAVVRAQQALQPSAPQVISENTNAPEIEQDFMFVRAEYENVKLNFADILFIEGLKDYVKIYTTDNKFTLTLISLIKLENLLSSKGFARIHRSYIINIKHVKSIQKNKVLISDKRIPISESYKNTFFEKINL from the coding sequence ATGAAATGTGTAATTATTGATGATGAACCTTTAGCAGTAGAATTATTGCAGGATTTTGTCAAGAAAGTAGACTCATTAGAATTGATCAATTCTTTTAATAATGCAATTGACGCGGTTTCATTTATCAATCAGAATAATGTTGATTTGGTTTTCTTGGACATTCAGATGCCACATTTTTCAGGAATTGATTTTCTAAACACAATCGAAAAAAAGCCTTTGGTAATTTTTACTACTGCCTATTCTGATTATGCCGTTGAAGGGTTTAATCTTGGTGCAGTTGATTATTTAGTAAAGCCAATTCCTTTTCATCGTTTTTTAAAAGCAGTTGTTAGAGCGCAGCAAGCTCTGCAGCCATCAGCTCCTCAGGTTATTTCTGAGAATACAAATGCACCAGAAATCGAACAAGATTTCATGTTTGTGAGAGCCGAATATGAAAATGTAAAATTAAACTTTGCTGATATTCTTTTTATCGAAGGATTAAAAGATTACGTAAAAATATATACAACAGATAATAAATTTACGCTAACTTTAATTAGCTTGATTAAACTTGAAAATCTACTTTCTAGTAAAGGTTTTGCTAGAATTCACAGATCGTATATTATCAATATCAAACATGTAAAATCGATTCAGAAAAATAAGGTTTTGATAAGCGATAAGAGAATTCCAATTAGTGAAAGTTATAAAAACACTTTCTTTGAAAAAATCAACCTTTAG
- a CDS encoding DUF4270 family protein codes for MHKFILILLFVLTLFSCGTDTDTGEFTVGSDYLALSNKVIMIDTVTVEMSTINFDSLVTSNRSRILIGNYEDPVFGKVKSDSYFQLSTTTYALNNTGSDTQAVNYVFDSISMILKYDNYYYGDTTKVQTFNIHRLTQKVKPNTDDSNFYNNSTLAYDSQSLGTISFKPRPTEKDSINIRMNDEFGSALFQKIKKREITDFDSFTEYLKGLVLVPETSNSANVIGFSVSTSKVRMYYSKYQAEADEVPFIIDFTIADVAKQFNSISLDRTGTILQNLPISSSKLSSSLTNNQGFIQSGTGVACKIEFPNIKQFKNIATNGAIVDAQLILKPVNNSYSDQYPLADSLSVYVGDNLNRISSTLVNSANSTVYGILNKKSDEFNENIGYTIPIGNFLQKEMLKQSDSRSSLILTLPSISKSVNRIVLGDQKHLNNKIQLKIYYISY; via the coding sequence ATGCACAAGTTTATATTGATATTGCTTTTTGTACTAACACTATTTTCATGTGGTACAGACACCGATACAGGTGAGTTTACAGTTGGATCAGATTATTTGGCGTTAAGCAATAAAGTTATTATGATTGATACCGTTACGGTAGAAATGTCAACAATTAATTTTGATTCGCTCGTAACCTCAAACCGATCAAGAATTTTAATTGGTAATTATGAAGATCCTGTTTTTGGAAAAGTAAAATCAGATAGTTATTTCCAACTTTCTACAACTACTTATGCCTTAAATAATACGGGTTCAGATACCCAGGCAGTAAATTATGTTTTCGATTCAATTTCGATGATTCTTAAATATGATAATTATTATTATGGTGATACAACAAAAGTGCAAACTTTTAATATTCATAGATTAACGCAGAAAGTTAAGCCTAATACCGATGATAGTAATTTTTATAATAATTCGACTTTAGCATACGATTCTCAAAGTTTAGGAACTATATCTTTTAAACCTAGACCAACAGAAAAAGATTCGATTAATATTAGAATGAATGACGAATTTGGATCGGCTCTTTTTCAAAAAATAAAAAAAAGGGAAATTACAGATTTTGACAGTTTTACCGAATATCTAAAAGGATTGGTTTTAGTGCCAGAAACTTCTAATTCTGCTAATGTTATTGGTTTTAGCGTTTCTACAAGCAAAGTCAGAATGTATTATTCAAAATATCAGGCAGAGGCAGATGAAGTTCCTTTTATAATCGATTTTACTATTGCAGACGTGGCAAAACAGTTCAATTCGATTTCTCTGGATAGGACGGGAACAATTCTTCAAAATCTCCCCATTTCTAGTAGTAAGTTATCCAGCTCATTGACAAATAATCAAGGATTTATTCAATCTGGAACTGGTGTAGCCTGTAAAATAGAATTTCCAAACATTAAACAGTTTAAAAACATTGCCACCAATGGAGCTATTGTTGATGCGCAGTTAATTCTGAAGCCCGTAAATAATTCTTATTCAGATCAATATCCGTTGGCGGATTCTTTAAGTGTTTATGTTGGAGACAATTTAAATAGGATAAGTTCAACATTAGTAAATTCTGCGAATTCTACAGTTTATGGAATATTAAATAAAAAAAGTGACGAATTTAATGAAAACATCGGCTACACAATTCCGATCGGAAATTTTCTGCAGAAAGAAATGCTGAAACAGTCAGATTCAAGGTCTTCACTTATACTAACCTTGCCATCAATTTCTAAATCAGTCAATAGAATTGTTTTAGGCGATCAGAAACATTTGAACAATAAAATTCAGCTCAAAATTTATTACATCTCTTATTAA
- a CDS encoding aromatic hydrocarbon degradation protein, which produces MKNKIVLWSCFILMSLTSFSQSISSSPYSLYGVGSLYDSNFGYLSSTSFSGMALPSDSFINNLNPASLGFMYQNHFLFDIGGKAIATTYQSSSRTEKRNNFQFSHIALAFPVTKNSGFSFSLQPYSSSVFKISNLKLPIADSQEYYYVSAQGSGGLNNLDFSYGYRFGKKLSLGVTATALFGNTVDERAFLISNAITTINKKTNYSGVRATLGTQFKIDSTFIIASTVKAPTRVRASKIQSVTSIADEVETTVESEQPSDTDDYYMPLEIGFGVSKRFKNNLNATLDYEKSFWNDTKQSELYGNFVNQDRFALGFTYSAKKNVRKYWDRVGYAAGISYDTGYLEVNKERINNASFSIGLNLPIDNTFSSLNVSYSYGQKGRIANDLIKENYHKISLNLSLDGIWFVKRKIE; this is translated from the coding sequence ATGAAAAATAAAATTGTCTTATGGAGCTGCTTCATCTTGATGTCGCTGACTTCGTTTTCTCAAAGTATTTCCAGTTCGCCATATTCTTTATACGGTGTCGGAAGTTTATACGATTCCAATTTTGGATATTTATCTTCAACCAGTTTTTCTGGAATGGCTTTGCCTTCGGATAGTTTTATTAATAATTTGAATCCAGCATCGCTTGGGTTTATGTATCAAAATCATTTTCTTTTTGATATTGGTGGAAAAGCTATTGCAACTACATATCAGAGTAGTTCGCGTACAGAAAAACGAAATAATTTTCAGTTTTCGCATATAGCTTTAGCGTTTCCTGTAACTAAAAATTCTGGTTTCAGTTTTTCGCTTCAGCCTTATTCTAGTTCTGTTTTTAAAATTTCAAATTTGAAATTGCCAATAGCAGACAGTCAGGAATATTATTATGTAAGCGCACAAGGTTCAGGAGGGTTGAATAACTTGGATTTTTCATACGGTTATCGATTTGGAAAAAAATTAAGTTTAGGAGTAACGGCAACAGCACTTTTTGGGAATACCGTTGACGAACGTGCTTTTTTAATTTCAAATGCGATTACTACAATAAATAAAAAAACAAACTATTCAGGGGTTCGCGCTACTTTGGGAACGCAGTTTAAAATAGATTCAACCTTTATTATTGCATCAACTGTTAAGGCTCCAACAAGAGTAAGGGCGTCCAAAATTCAATCGGTAACCAGCATTGCTGATGAAGTTGAAACAACTGTAGAGTCTGAACAGCCTTCAGATACCGATGATTATTACATGCCGCTTGAGATAGGTTTTGGAGTTAGTAAAAGATTCAAAAACAACTTAAATGCAACATTGGATTATGAGAAAAGTTTTTGGAACGATACAAAACAATCTGAATTGTACGGTAATTTTGTAAACCAAGATCGTTTTGCGCTTGGATTTACGTATAGTGCTAAAAAGAATGTTCGAAAATATTGGGATAGAGTAGGATATGCCGCGGGTATAAGTTATGATACAGGATATCTTGAAGTGAATAAAGAACGTATCAATAATGCTTCATTTTCGATTGGACTTAATCTACCAATTGACAACACTTTTTCTTCTCTAAATGTTTCCTATTCATATGGACAAAAAGGAAGAATAGCTAATGATTTAATAAAAGAGAATTATCATAAAATATCCCTCAATTTATCTTTAGACGGAATTTGGTTCGTCAAGCGAAAAATTGAATAA
- a CDS encoding PorP/SprF family type IX secretion system membrane protein: MKLKIRVLLIFLITTFYSYSQEGIPVYSDYLSDNYYLIHPSMAGAANCAKVRLTARKQWFGQEDAPTLQTLSFNGRLGERSGAGIIIFNDKNGYHSQKGVKLTYAHHIMFSRDEVDLNQLSFGISGGLIQNQLDETKFGGTFDPAVFGSIQKDSYFNVDVGASYNYLDFYAHATVQGLLETRRELYTDYESDNLRKFLLSAGYVFGKNDNWTWEPSILFQLFDQTKEKTLDLNMKAYKNMDFGSLWAALSYRRSFDGAQYVSGTGVASQKLQYFTPIVGVNFKNFMFAYTYSQVTGDVKFDTGGYHQITLGVNLFCRKERYDCNCPAIN, encoded by the coding sequence ATGAAATTAAAAATCAGGGTTTTATTAATTTTTCTCATTACAACATTTTATTCTTACTCTCAAGAAGGAATACCTGTTTATTCTGATTATTTGTCTGACAATTATTACTTAATTCACCCGTCTATGGCTGGTGCGGCGAACTGTGCTAAAGTTCGATTAACTGCCAGAAAACAATGGTTTGGGCAAGAAGATGCTCCAACTTTGCAGACTTTAAGTTTTAACGGAAGACTTGGTGAACGTTCTGGAGCTGGTATAATTATTTTTAATGATAAAAATGGGTATCATTCTCAAAAGGGAGTAAAATTAACTTACGCTCATCATATTATGTTTTCTAGAGATGAAGTTGATTTGAATCAGTTGTCTTTTGGAATTAGCGGCGGTTTGATACAAAATCAATTGGATGAAACTAAATTTGGAGGAACTTTTGATCCTGCGGTTTTCGGTTCAATTCAAAAAGATTCTTATTTTAATGTAGACGTCGGAGCTTCTTATAATTATCTGGATTTTTATGCACATGCAACAGTTCAGGGATTGTTAGAGACTAGAAGAGAGTTGTATACAGATTATGAAAGCGATAATCTAAGAAAGTTTTTATTGAGCGCAGGTTATGTTTTTGGTAAAAATGATAATTGGACTTGGGAGCCTTCTATTCTTTTTCAGTTGTTTGATCAAACGAAAGAGAAAACGCTCGATTTGAATATGAAAGCCTACAAAAACATGGATTTTGGAAGTCTTTGGGCTGCATTATCTTATAGAAGAAGTTTTGATGGCGCTCAATACGTTTCGGGAACGGGAGTGGCATCTCAAAAATTACAATATTTTACTCCGATTGTTGGAGTTAACTTTAAGAATTTCATGTTTGCTTACACTTATTCTCAAGTAACGGGAGACGTGAAATTTGATACAGGCGGTTACCATCAAATTACTTTAGGAGTTAACTTATTCTGTAGAAAAGAACGTTACGATTGTAACTGTCCAGCAATTAATTAA
- a CDS encoding Kelch repeat-containing protein — MINLKKGILFTALFSCLFFVSCSNDDDDDDLIGNWIKKSAFDGPARSSATSFVIGDYAYIVGGYTGDVYLKDLWIYNSNGDYWEQKADFTGVGRSSASSFALNEKGYVGLGYDGTNKLKDFFQYDPSANSWTQKADFGGTARYAAVGFQVGGKAYFGTGYDGNYLKDFYQYDDQANTWTLVNGFSGNKRRNATVFVIADKAYLVTGVNNGTYQEDFWEFDPSNDTWTRKRDVDKDTDDDYTYNDEYAIVRANASSFSMSGLGYIVGGENIKTVWEYNPTTDLWTERTPMEGATRTDAVGFAINNRGFYMLGRVGSTYFDDAWEFKPLEEQNDDDN; from the coding sequence ATGATTAATCTAAAAAAAGGAATTTTATTCACAGCGCTTTTTTCGTGCCTCTTTTTTGTAAGCTGCAGCAATGACGATGATGACGATGATTTAATTGGGAACTGGATAAAAAAATCAGCTTTTGATGGCCCAGCAAGATCTAGTGCAACAAGTTTTGTTATTGGAGATTACGCTTACATTGTTGGCGGTTATACAGGAGATGTCTATTTAAAAGATTTATGGATTTATAATTCAAATGGCGATTACTGGGAACAAAAGGCCGATTTTACAGGCGTAGGAAGAAGTTCTGCTTCTAGTTTTGCTTTAAACGAAAAAGGCTACGTAGGACTTGGTTATGATGGAACAAACAAATTAAAAGATTTCTTTCAGTACGATCCTTCTGCAAACAGCTGGACACAAAAAGCAGATTTTGGCGGAACAGCTCGTTATGCTGCTGTTGGTTTTCAAGTTGGAGGAAAAGCCTATTTTGGAACGGGTTATGACGGAAATTATCTTAAAGATTTCTATCAATACGATGATCAAGCCAACACTTGGACACTTGTAAACGGCTTTAGCGGAAACAAAAGACGTAACGCTACCGTTTTTGTAATTGCAGACAAAGCATACTTAGTAACGGGTGTAAACAACGGAACTTATCAAGAAGATTTCTGGGAATTTGACCCTTCAAATGATACTTGGACAAGAAAAAGAGATGTTGATAAAGATACCGACGACGATTACACTTACAATGACGAATATGCAATTGTTCGTGCAAATGCTTCAAGTTTTTCTATGAGCGGTTTAGGTTATATTGTTGGTGGAGAGAACATCAAAACTGTTTGGGAATATAATCCAACAACTGACTTATGGACTGAAAGAACTCCAATGGAAGGCGCTACAAGAACCGATGCTGTTGGTTTTGCAATCAATAATCGTGGTTTTTATATGTTAGGAAGAGTTGGTTCTACTTACTTTGATGACGCTTGGGAATTTAAACCACTGGAAGAGCAAAATGACGATGACAACTAA
- a CDS encoding DUF6268 family outer membrane beta-barrel protein, whose amino-acid sequence MKVRFLICSLFLISVLSIKAQENFAAYANIKMEPTEKINFSETNIGIFYQKKLGTKNQISNTLEYSSLKVNYDLNQYDFYADQERFTQIQNNFQYSNQLLEKTKLRISVIPTANFQENLDFKDITVLGNLEVEQQLSSKIKVILGAGRTSVFGAPKFTPIAAFDYKMNEKTNFRIGFPDSKVSYSNNERNKFSLTNSFNGNFYHLNEINNTDKAEKAVLSQMTSALEYERNVSNNWFLNFKAGYDFNKKYNLLDSSDHKVYDYNSGNGYVLGIGIKYKQ is encoded by the coding sequence ATGAAAGTAAGGTTTTTAATTTGTTCTCTTTTTTTGATTTCTGTTTTAAGTATCAAGGCTCAGGAAAATTTTGCCGCTTACGCGAACATCAAAATGGAGCCAACAGAAAAAATAAATTTCAGCGAAACCAACATTGGTATTTTCTATCAAAAAAAACTGGGAACAAAAAATCAAATCTCGAATACATTAGAATATTCTAGTCTGAAAGTAAATTATGATTTAAATCAATATGATTTTTATGCAGATCAGGAACGATTCACTCAAATTCAAAACAACTTTCAATATTCGAATCAATTATTAGAAAAAACAAAACTGAGAATCTCGGTTATACCGACAGCAAATTTTCAGGAAAATTTAGATTTTAAAGATATAACCGTTTTAGGAAATCTAGAAGTTGAACAACAATTAAGTTCTAAAATAAAAGTAATACTTGGAGCCGGAAGAACATCAGTTTTTGGAGCACCAAAATTTACTCCAATTGCAGCTTTTGATTATAAAATGAATGAGAAAACAAATTTTAGAATTGGATTTCCAGATTCGAAAGTTTCTTATTCAAACAATGAAAGAAACAAGTTCAGTTTGACAAATAGTTTTAATGGAAATTTTTATCATTTAAATGAAATAAACAATACCGACAAAGCAGAAAAAGCTGTTTTGTCTCAAATGACATCAGCGTTAGAATACGAAAGAAATGTAAGCAATAATTGGTTTTTAAATTTTAAAGCTGGTTATGATTTTAATAAAAAATACAATTTGTTAGACAGTAGTGACCACAAAGTTTACGACTATAATAGCGGTAATGGTTACGTTTTAGGAATAGGGATCAAATACAAACAATAA
- a CDS encoding YtxH domain-containing protein yields the protein MGLSSFFKNLFGSTKESATELANSTESTLEQAKEAAAPYIEKVETFAEETIDKVKEVSEPIIDRASEYADKAKETVTEYAEKATEAVSDVIDTVKEKAAALTSDESPKVVTETVVDASEIGDEDDGKA from the coding sequence ATGGGATTATCTTCATTTTTTAAAAATTTATTTGGCTCAACAAAAGAGTCTGCAACAGAATTGGCTAATAGTACAGAAAGCACTTTAGAACAAGCAAAAGAAGCTGCTGCTCCGTACATCGAAAAAGTAGAAACTTTTGCAGAAGAAACGATTGATAAGGTAAAAGAAGTGTCTGAGCCAATTATTGATCGCGCTTCAGAATATGCAGACAAGGCAAAAGAAACGGTAACAGAATACGCCGAAAAAGCAACTGAAGCTGTAAGCGATGTTATTGATACTGTTAAAGAAAAAGCAGCAGCTTTAACTAGTGACGAAAGTCCAAAAGTTGTAACAGAAACTGTAGTCGATGCAAGCGAAATTGGCGACGAAGACGACGGTAAAGCATAA
- a CDS encoding DUF4907 domain-containing protein, translating to MTTNTKQFFWSKIQKNLMIFTILVIFASCTKKEALKTNVFKINSGWGYTIAYKEKVLIKQSVIPVISDNKSFETESDALKVADFVKQKLKQNLSPTVTKNDLILLKIKF from the coding sequence ATGACAACTAATACCAAACAATTCTTCTGGAGTAAAATCCAGAAGAATTTAATGATTTTTACGATCCTTGTAATTTTTGCTTCTTGCACTAAAAAAGAGGCTCTAAAAACTAATGTTTTTAAAATAAATTCAGGATGGGGATATACAATTGCTTACAAAGAAAAAGTTCTAATTAAGCAATCGGTTATTCCGGTAATAAGCGATAATAAAAGTTTTGAAACAGAAAGCGACGCTCTAAAAGTAGCCGATTTTGTAAAGCAAAAACTCAAACAAAACTTATCTCCAACGGTAACCAAAAATGACTTAATTTTATTAAAAATAAAATTCTAA
- a CDS encoding gamma carbonic anhydrase family protein, with product MLIKSVNGKSPSIPEDCYVAENATIVGDVTFGTSCSVWFNTVIRGDVNFIKIGNKVNIQDGAVVHCTYQKHPTIIGNNVSIGHNAIVHGCTIHDNVLIGMGAIVMDNCVVESNAIIAAGAVVTQNTVVASGSIYAGVPAKKVKDIDQSDFAGEIERISNNYVMYSGWFKNEE from the coding sequence ATGCTGATTAAATCTGTAAACGGAAAATCACCTTCAATTCCAGAAGATTGTTACGTTGCCGAAAATGCAACTATTGTTGGAGATGTAACTTTTGGAACATCTTGTAGTGTTTGGTTTAATACCGTTATTCGTGGAGATGTTAATTTTATTAAAATTGGAAATAAAGTAAACATCCAAGACGGTGCTGTTGTTCATTGCACTTATCAAAAACATCCAACTATTATTGGGAATAATGTTTCAATCGGACATAATGCAATTGTTCACGGTTGCACAATTCATGACAATGTTTTAATCGGAATGGGCGCGATTGTTATGGATAATTGTGTTGTCGAAAGTAACGCTATTATTGCTGCTGGAGCTGTAGTAACTCAAAATACAGTTGTAGCTTCAGGAAGTATTTATGCAGGCGTTCCGGCTAAAAAAGTAAAAGATATCGATCAGTCTGATTTTGCAGGAGAAATTGAGCGTATTTCAAATAATTATGTAATGTATTCTGGTTGGTTTAAAAACGAAGAATAA
- a CDS encoding sensor histidine kinase: MQIDTIKNTGYNKILFHCAIWIFFILTSLIQFYESPFKINNDFYAQWSTGIVLFYLNYFYLVPNYLLQKKYWLYFSSVFILIAVFMIIRLNYFIPEFRHLRPENITPRMMPTDVRIFDKGPHRRIEMRQPLFFKIGPSFFYILIITISAIIRTLTEFYNNQQNKLIAETHRTNTELIYLRKQTNPHFLFNSLNSIYSLAHKKSDLVPDAIVTLSELMRYMLYETDNKTVALEKEVNYIQNYIELQKLRLNNIEDIVINVHGDTRNKFIEPLLLISFVENAFKYGTDYKGAAHVKIKILITDNNLDFWIENSIENYVKDPENSGIGLVNIQNRLDLLYPNAHELTITQDSAYYRVHLNLKLDEIKTSMH; the protein is encoded by the coding sequence ATGCAGATCGATACCATTAAAAATACTGGCTATAACAAAATTTTATTCCACTGCGCCATTTGGATATTCTTTATTTTAACTTCTTTAATTCAATTTTACGAAAGTCCGTTTAAGATAAATAATGACTTCTACGCTCAATGGTCAACAGGAATTGTATTGTTTTACTTGAACTATTTTTATTTGGTTCCAAATTATTTACTGCAAAAAAAATATTGGCTTTACTTTTCATCTGTCTTTATCCTAATTGCTGTATTTATGATTATTCGACTGAATTATTTTATTCCAGAGTTTAGACATTTAAGACCTGAAAATATAACGCCAAGAATGATGCCAACCGATGTGAGGATTTTTGATAAAGGTCCGCACAGAAGAATCGAAATGCGACAACCGCTTTTCTTTAAAATTGGTCCGTCATTTTTCTATATTTTGATTATTACCATTTCTGCGATTATCAGAACATTAACTGAATTTTATAATAATCAGCAAAATAAACTGATTGCCGAAACGCACAGAACAAATACTGAATTAATTTATCTGCGAAAACAAACCAATCCGCATTTTTTATTCAATTCTTTAAATAGTATTTATTCCTTGGCACACAAAAAATCTGATTTGGTCCCTGATGCCATCGTGACTTTGTCTGAGCTTATGCGCTACATGCTTTATGAGACAGACAATAAAACGGTGGCTTTAGAAAAAGAGGTCAATTATATTCAGAACTATATAGAATTACAAAAACTACGATTAAACAATATTGAAGACATTGTGATTAATGTGCACGGCGATACTAGAAACAAGTTTATTGAACCATTATTACTGATTTCTTTTGTCGAAAATGCTTTTAAATACGGAACTGACTACAAAGGCGCTGCTCACGTAAAAATTAAAATCCTGATTACTGATAACAATCTTGATTTTTGGATTGAAAATTCTATCGAAAATTATGTGAAAGATCCTGAAAATTCAGGAATCGGATTAGTAAATATCCAAAATCGTCTTGATTTGCTTTATCCAAACGCGCACGAACTAACGATTACTCAAGATAGTGCTTATTATCGAGTTCATTTGAATTTAAAATTGGATGAAATAAAGACCTCAATGCATTAA